In Streptomyces sp. NBC_00569, a single genomic region encodes these proteins:
- a CDS encoding VOC family protein: protein MIKGLAISTVWVLDQDRAKEFYTEKLGLEVRTDMTMGEGGMRWLTVGAKDQPDVELTLMVPGVPAMDPESAEAVKKLVSKGILGAGVLVTDDIHGDYARLKERGVQFLQEPQERPYGTEAIFRDDSGNWFSFTQRNEGLDLDKEWATS, encoded by the coding sequence ATGATCAAGGGACTGGCCATTTCCACCGTCTGGGTTCTCGACCAGGACCGGGCCAAGGAGTTCTACACCGAGAAGCTGGGCCTCGAGGTGCGTACGGACATGACCATGGGCGAGGGCGGTATGCGCTGGCTGACCGTGGGCGCCAAGGACCAGCCCGACGTCGAGCTGACGCTGATGGTGCCCGGCGTGCCCGCGATGGACCCCGAGTCGGCCGAGGCGGTGAAGAAGCTGGTCTCCAAGGGCATTCTCGGGGCCGGCGTCCTGGTCACGGACGACATCCACGGGGACTACGCGCGGCTCAAGGAGCGCGGGGTGCAGTTCCTCCAGGAGCCGCAGGAGCGCCCGTACGGGACCGAGGCGATCTTCCGCGACGACTCCGGGAACTGGTTCTCGTTCACCCAGCGGAACGAGGGGCTCGACCTCGACAAGGAGTGGGCCACCAGCTAG
- a CDS encoding helix-turn-helix transcriptional regulator has translation MDRDWAEAGLDLDAVAAHAGYSRYHFVRCFKEAYGETPGQYLTRRRIERAEEMLRSADLSVTEICGLVGFSSLGTFSSRFKRQTGLTPSEYRSKHVGRGAALIPGCYAMLWAGGFPGREPSGGTGQGAGEERNSGEAGAGGDCLR, from the coding sequence ATGGACCGCGACTGGGCCGAGGCCGGGCTCGACCTGGACGCGGTGGCGGCCCATGCCGGTTACTCGCGCTACCACTTCGTGCGGTGCTTCAAGGAGGCGTACGGGGAGACGCCGGGGCAGTACCTGACGCGCCGTCGGATCGAGCGGGCCGAGGAGATGCTGAGATCGGCGGACCTGTCGGTCACGGAGATCTGCGGCCTCGTGGGGTTCAGCAGCCTGGGCACGTTCTCGTCCCGGTTCAAGAGACAGACGGGCCTGACACCGAGCGAGTACCGATCGAAGCACGTGGGGCGCGGGGCGGCTCTCATCCCCGGGTGTTACGCGATGTTGTGGGCCGGCGGCTTCCCCGGCAGGGAGCCCTCCGGGGGTACGGGTCAGGGGGCCGGCGAGGAGCGCAATTCTGGAGAAGCGGGGGCGGGGGGTGACTGCCTACGGTGA
- a CDS encoding MDR family MFS transporter, translated as MAESGTVAVDTGGGGAAATKERQPRSVRVVLMALMIAMLLAMLDNMIVGTAMPTIVGDLGGLEHLSWVVTAYTLATAASTPIWGKVGDMYGRKGAFLTSIVVFLIGSGLSGMAQDMNQLIAFRAIQGLGAGGLMVGVMAIIGDLIPPRERGKYQGMMAGVMALAMIGGPLVGGAITDNWGWRWSFYINLPLGLVALAMVTAVLHLPKKRSKGKIDYLGAALLTVGITSIVLVTTWGGSQYAWGSAVIMELAAIGVAALVGFLFVQTKAAEPILPLHIFRSRNFTVMSLIGFITGFVMFGAVLFLPLYQQTVQGANATNSGLLLLPMLLSMMVVSLVAGRVTTNTGKYKVFPLVGSVLMVAGLFLLAQMDTETTRLTSGLYMAVLGAGMGCLMQITMLVAQNSVEMKDMGVASSSTTLFRTLGSSFGVAIMGALFNNRVQDVMAERAGAMGGKVAEHSTQLTAEGLAKLPDVVRDAYLHAVSAGTHSAFLLGSVIAILALIAAVFVKEVPLRGAGPAAKEASSSPEAAGPADAQPVDMAKAGTATADAAENGTATADAKPVEGVAAGDAAADGRTVSETV; from the coding sequence ATGGCGGAGAGCGGAACCGTGGCGGTGGACACCGGCGGGGGCGGCGCGGCGGCCACCAAGGAGCGGCAGCCGCGCAGTGTGCGCGTGGTTCTGATGGCGTTGATGATCGCGATGCTGCTCGCGATGCTCGACAACATGATCGTCGGCACCGCGATGCCCACGATCGTCGGCGACCTGGGCGGCCTCGAACACCTCTCGTGGGTCGTGACCGCGTACACGCTCGCGACCGCCGCCTCGACCCCCATCTGGGGCAAGGTCGGCGACATGTACGGCAGGAAGGGCGCCTTCCTGACCTCGATCGTGGTCTTCCTGATCGGCTCCGGGCTCAGCGGCATGGCCCAGGACATGAACCAGCTCATCGCGTTCCGCGCGATCCAGGGTCTCGGTGCCGGTGGCCTGATGGTCGGTGTCATGGCCATCATCGGTGACCTGATTCCGCCGCGGGAGCGCGGCAAGTACCAGGGCATGATGGCCGGCGTCATGGCGCTCGCCATGATCGGCGGACCGCTCGTCGGCGGCGCCATCACCGACAACTGGGGCTGGCGCTGGTCCTTCTACATCAACCTGCCGCTCGGTCTCGTCGCCCTCGCCATGGTCACCGCGGTCCTGCACCTGCCGAAGAAGCGCTCCAAGGGGAAGATCGACTACCTGGGCGCCGCGCTGCTCACCGTCGGCATCACCTCGATCGTGCTCGTGACGACCTGGGGCGGCTCGCAGTACGCCTGGGGCTCCGCCGTGATCATGGAGCTCGCCGCGATCGGTGTCGCCGCGCTCGTCGGCTTCCTCTTCGTCCAGACGAAGGCGGCCGAGCCGATCCTGCCGCTGCACATCTTCCGCAGCCGCAACTTCACGGTGATGTCCCTCATCGGCTTCATCACCGGCTTCGTGATGTTCGGCGCCGTGCTCTTCCTGCCGCTCTACCAGCAGACGGTGCAGGGAGCGAACGCGACCAACTCCGGTCTGCTGCTCCTGCCGATGCTGCTCTCGATGATGGTCGTCTCGCTGGTCGCGGGCCGCGTCACCACCAACACCGGCAAGTACAAGGTGTTCCCGCTGGTCGGCAGCGTCCTGATGGTGGCCGGACTCTTCCTGCTCGCGCAGATGGACACGGAGACGACGCGCCTCACCTCCGGCCTGTACATGGCCGTGCTCGGCGCGGGCATGGGCTGCCTGATGCAGATCACGATGCTGGTCGCGCAGAACAGCGTCGAGATGAAGGACATGGGCGTCGCCTCGTCCTCCACGACCCTGTTCCGTACGCTCGGCTCCTCTTTCGGCGTCGCGATCATGGGCGCGCTCTTCAACAACCGCGTCCAGGACGTGATGGCCGAGCGCGCCGGCGCCATGGGCGGCAAGGTCGCGGAGCACTCCACGCAGCTGACGGCCGAGGGCCTGGCCAAGCTGCCGGACGTGGTGCGCGACGCCTACCTGCACGCGGTGTCGGCCGGTACGCACTCGGCGTTCCTGCTCGGTTCGGTCATCGCGATTCTGGCGCTGATCGCGGCGGTCTTCGTCAAGGAGGTGCCGCTGCGGGGCGCGGGCCCCGCAGCCAAGGAGGCGTCGAGCTCTCCCGAGGCAGCGGGTCCGGCGGACGCCCAGCCGGTCGACATGGCCAAGGCCGGTACGGCTACGGCCGACGCGGCTGAGAACGGTACGGCCACGGCCGACGCGAAGCCGGTCGAGGGGGTCGCGGCAGGGGACGCCGCGGCGGACGGCAGGACGGTCTCCGAGACCGTCTGA
- a CDS encoding TetR/AcrR family transcriptional regulator, with the protein MGSSKQRRGNTRQRIQDVALELFAEQGYEKTSLREIAEHLDVTKAALYYHFKTKEDIVVSLFEDLTRPIDELIEWGREQPDTLETKQELMERYSLALHGAGPLFRFMQENQATMRELSIGELFKDRMKALLDQLLPKDATMTERVRCFSAIFSMHAGLFVLKDVEGDPEEKRKAILEVATDLVTRAQRGA; encoded by the coding sequence ATGGGCAGCAGCAAGCAGCGCCGCGGGAACACGCGGCAGCGCATCCAGGACGTGGCGCTGGAACTGTTCGCCGAGCAGGGCTACGAGAAGACCTCGCTGCGCGAGATCGCCGAGCACCTCGACGTCACCAAGGCCGCGCTCTACTACCACTTCAAGACCAAGGAAGACATCGTCGTCAGCCTCTTCGAGGACCTGACGCGCCCCATCGACGAGCTGATCGAGTGGGGCCGGGAGCAGCCCGACACCCTGGAGACCAAGCAGGAGCTCATGGAGCGCTACAGCCTGGCGCTCCACGGGGCGGGGCCGCTGTTCCGCTTCATGCAGGAGAACCAGGCGACCATGCGCGAGCTGAGCATCGGCGAGCTCTTCAAGGACCGCATGAAGGCGCTCCTCGACCAGCTCCTGCCGAAGGACGCCACCATGACCGAGCGCGTCCGCTGCTTCAGCGCGATCTTCTCGATGCACGCGGGCCTGTTCGTCCTCAAGGACGTCGAAGGCGACCCCGAGGAAAAGCGCAAGGCCATCCTCGAGGTCGCCACCGATCTCGTCACCCGGGCACAGCGGGGCGCCTGA
- a CDS encoding M23 family metallopeptidase, with product MSKRTMTLSSGSSKLRTRAAVVTVAMGATALLGAGAAVAAESTQGSVALPSVAAASVKAQAKAQAKAAEQAKVHAAQVKVHAAQVKKAAAKKAVSWIDPVKSYKLSASFGLGGNMWSHKHSGQDFAVPIGTNVMAVHGGTVVKAGGNGAGDGPAYGNAIVIKHSDGTYSQYAHLSRIDVHVGQTVSTGQHIALSGNTGNSSGPHLHFEIRTTPNYGSAVNPVNFLKSVGVAV from the coding sequence ATGTCGAAGCGCACCATGACTCTTTCTTCCGGCTCGTCCAAGCTCCGTACTCGGGCGGCCGTCGTGACCGTCGCCATGGGAGCCACGGCGCTGCTGGGTGCAGGGGCCGCGGTCGCCGCCGAAAGCACTCAGGGAAGCGTCGCGCTGCCCAGCGTGGCTGCCGCTTCGGTCAAGGCGCAGGCCAAGGCCCAGGCCAAGGCCGCCGAGCAGGCCAAGGTGCACGCCGCGCAGGTCAAGGTGCACGCCGCGCAGGTCAAGAAGGCCGCGGCGAAGAAGGCCGTCAGCTGGATAGACCCGGTCAAGAGCTACAAGCTGTCCGCGAGCTTCGGCCTCGGCGGCAACATGTGGTCGCACAAGCACTCCGGCCAGGACTTCGCCGTGCCGATCGGCACGAACGTCATGGCCGTCCACGGCGGCACGGTCGTCAAGGCCGGCGGCAACGGCGCCGGTGACGGCCCGGCGTACGGCAACGCCATCGTGATCAAGCACAGCGACGGCACGTACTCGCAGTACGCGCACCTGTCCCGCATCGACGTGCACGTCGGCCAGACGGTCTCCACCGGTCAGCACATCGCGCTCTCCGGCAACACCGGTAACTCCAGCGGCCCGCACCTGCACTTCGAGATCCGCACGACCCCGAACTACGGTTCCGCGGTCAACCCGGTCAACTTCCTGAAGTCGGTCGGCGTCGCTGTCTGA
- a CDS encoding NACHT domain-containing protein, giving the protein MDPAVLGTRLASSALSPLVKQLLTREGPGAGLVDKPVRLSGLVTFRGEKRTLGEKEVGHLAARLVREAVQSPGEPPFPADEQEAVTAALARRLLALGDLDMDDVQAVRLGHRQLARALREAAPAPGLTTDAVHFLDSVTEWACLHILHFFTQRSTFVARTLVEQSRAQSELIAKVDALITRTPPRDGQDTAFEARYRAHLAERHNRVTIFGLDLRDSPDVWPLDVAYLSLEATREAGPEDAHGEPQGPTTVQVRAEDAFDGHDRVLLRGEAGSGKTTLIQWLAITTTGRVPYVLPLRTLIRAAGLPSPAAFLASADCPHTPPDGWAERVLTAGRGLVMVDGLDEVPSADRPRVRDWLLGLVRAFPGNRWLLTARPTAVRADWLAGGGFAELSLSPMGRRTVGAFVRRWHAAAGAAEHEEQLLDALRAKPDLSLLATNPLMCGMICALHRARRGYLPPRRKALYDAALQMILTDRDRQRGMGGLDGIELDTEDQTELLQRLAYALVLAGRTEMDEATALTLLERALPSVPDAARQGDAPAILRHLLLRSGVLRSPAPQVVDFAHRTFLDHLGARYAVEEGHLDVLLGHAGDTQWEDVIRMAVAHARTRERTTLLRGLLAVDSPRVTLLALASLQDASAVEQEVLEEVRERAASLIPPRTPQEAEELAQAGPFVLELLPGPQDLTDDEAHAVVTTASRLGHEGSLPVLKRFRAHTSLDVRRQLVGTWRRFDAQEYADEVLAHVGREGLDLTVRSEEQMRATRTMAPWPRVDLDGEYPLDTVMACLAPEGARNLTLRSNPYVTDLRELHALPSLEFLSLMYCSEVRDLAPLAEMRLQHLSVIKLPGLPTLTGLSRVTSLSSLSVIQPVPGDSLAAFLPVGAPLDQLILGDGATETTGLAGLDAFPALTWLNLSSDTAVPGPRDWEQVAGHPALTRLSLGGRLLPPHGPSSELPGIRLLSLHLEAGTDEHLSRFAPAVPHADDVRLFFAEDAEPAADEVYAGLFPQAEVTVHRWGR; this is encoded by the coding sequence ATGGATCCCGCAGTCCTCGGCACACGCCTGGCATCGAGCGCGCTCTCGCCTCTGGTGAAGCAGCTCCTCACCCGTGAGGGCCCCGGCGCGGGCCTGGTGGACAAGCCCGTACGCCTCTCGGGCCTCGTCACCTTCCGCGGCGAGAAGCGGACCCTCGGGGAGAAGGAGGTCGGGCACCTCGCCGCCCGTCTGGTGCGGGAGGCCGTGCAGTCCCCGGGCGAGCCGCCGTTCCCCGCGGACGAGCAGGAGGCGGTCACGGCCGCCCTCGCCCGCAGGCTCCTCGCCCTCGGCGACCTGGACATGGACGACGTCCAGGCGGTCCGCCTCGGCCACCGGCAGCTGGCCCGCGCCCTGCGCGAGGCCGCCCCCGCGCCCGGCCTCACCACCGACGCCGTCCACTTCCTCGACTCGGTCACCGAGTGGGCCTGCCTGCACATCCTGCACTTCTTCACCCAGCGCTCCACGTTCGTGGCCCGCACCCTGGTCGAGCAGAGCCGCGCCCAGTCCGAGCTGATCGCCAAGGTGGACGCGCTGATCACGCGCACCCCGCCGCGCGACGGGCAGGACACCGCCTTCGAAGCCCGCTACCGCGCCCACCTCGCGGAGCGCCACAACCGCGTCACCATCTTCGGCCTCGACCTGCGCGACTCCCCCGACGTCTGGCCCCTCGACGTCGCCTACCTGAGCCTCGAAGCCACCCGCGAGGCCGGCCCCGAGGACGCGCACGGCGAGCCCCAGGGACCGACGACCGTCCAGGTCAGGGCCGAGGACGCGTTCGACGGCCACGACCGGGTCCTGCTGCGCGGCGAGGCGGGCTCCGGAAAGACGACCCTCATCCAATGGCTGGCGATCACCACCACGGGCCGTGTCCCCTACGTGCTGCCGCTGCGCACCCTGATCCGCGCCGCGGGGCTCCCCTCCCCCGCCGCTTTCCTCGCCTCCGCCGACTGCCCGCACACCCCGCCCGACGGCTGGGCCGAGCGCGTCCTGACGGCGGGGCGCGGCCTCGTGATGGTCGACGGCCTGGACGAGGTCCCCTCGGCCGACCGGCCCCGCGTGCGCGACTGGCTGCTCGGCCTCGTCCGCGCCTTCCCCGGAAACCGCTGGCTGCTCACCGCCCGCCCCACGGCCGTACGCGCCGACTGGCTGGCCGGGGGCGGGTTCGCCGAGCTGTCCCTCTCCCCCATGGGCCGCCGGACGGTCGGCGCGTTCGTACGGCGCTGGCACGCGGCCGCCGGCGCGGCCGAGCACGAGGAACAGCTCCTGGACGCCCTGCGCGCCAAGCCGGACCTGTCGCTCCTGGCGACCAACCCCCTCATGTGCGGGATGATCTGCGCCCTCCACCGCGCGCGCCGCGGCTATCTCCCGCCGCGCCGCAAGGCCCTGTACGACGCCGCGCTCCAGATGATCCTCACCGACCGCGACCGCCAGCGGGGCATGGGCGGCCTCGACGGCATCGAACTCGACACCGAGGACCAGACCGAACTCCTCCAGCGCCTCGCCTACGCCCTGGTGCTCGCGGGCCGCACCGAGATGGACGAGGCCACCGCGCTCACCCTCCTCGAACGCGCCCTGCCCTCCGTCCCCGACGCCGCACGCCAGGGCGACGCCCCCGCGATCCTGCGCCACCTGCTGCTGCGCAGCGGCGTCCTGCGCAGCCCCGCCCCGCAGGTGGTCGACTTCGCGCACCGGACGTTCCTCGACCACCTGGGCGCGCGCTACGCGGTCGAGGAGGGCCATCTCGACGTCCTGCTCGGCCACGCCGGCGACACACAGTGGGAGGACGTCATACGGATGGCCGTGGCCCACGCCCGTACCCGCGAGCGGACGACGCTGCTGCGGGGCCTGCTGGCCGTAGACAGCCCGCGCGTGACCCTCCTCGCGCTGGCGAGCCTTCAGGACGCCTCGGCGGTCGAACAGGAGGTCCTCGAAGAGGTACGGGAACGGGCCGCCTCCCTCATCCCGCCCCGGACACCCCAGGAGGCCGAAGAGCTCGCGCAGGCGGGCCCGTTCGTCCTCGAACTCCTGCCCGGCCCGCAGGACCTGACGGACGATGAGGCCCACGCGGTGGTGACCACGGCCTCCCGCCTGGGCCACGAGGGCTCCCTGCCGGTCCTGAAGCGCTTTCGCGCCCACACGTCGCTCGACGTACGACGCCAACTCGTCGGCACCTGGCGGAGGTTCGACGCCCAGGAGTACGCGGACGAGGTGCTCGCGCATGTGGGGCGGGAGGGGCTCGACCTGACCGTGCGGAGCGAGGAACAGATGCGGGCGACGCGCACGATGGCGCCGTGGCCGCGGGTCGACCTCGACGGGGAGTACCCGCTCGACACGGTCATGGCCTGCCTTGCCCCCGAGGGCGCACGGAACCTGACGCTGCGCAGCAACCCGTACGTGACGGATCTGCGAGAGCTGCACGCCCTGCCGTCGCTGGAGTTCCTGTCGTTGATGTACTGCTCCGAGGTCCGCGACCTGGCGCCCCTCGCCGAGATGCGGCTGCAACACCTGTCGGTGATCAAACTGCCCGGGCTGCCGACCCTCACCGGCCTGTCCCGGGTGACCAGCCTTTCCTCGCTCAGCGTCATCCAGCCGGTCCCCGGCGACTCGCTCGCCGCTTTCCTGCCGGTCGGGGCGCCGCTCGACCAGCTCATCCTCGGCGACGGCGCCACGGAGACCACCGGACTCGCCGGCCTGGACGCGTTCCCCGCGCTGACCTGGCTGAACCTGTCCAGCGATACGGCCGTGCCCGGCCCACGCGACTGGGAACAGGTCGCCGGGCACCCCGCGCTCACCCGCCTCTCCCTCGGCGGCCGGCTCCTGCCCCCGCACGGCCCGTCCAGCGAGCTGCCAGGAATCCGCCTCCTCTCCCTCCACCTGGAGGCCGGGACCGACGAGCACCTCTCCCGCTTCGCCCCCGCCGTCCCGCACGCGGACGACGTGCGCCTCTTCTTCGCCGAGGACGCCGAACCGGCCGCCGACGAGGTGTACGCCGGCCTCTTCCCGCAAGCCGAGGTCACCGTCCACCGCTGGGGTCGCTGA
- a CDS encoding ATP-dependent Clp protease ATP-binding subunit, producing the protein MFERFTDRARRVVVLAQEEARMLNHNYIGTEHILLGLIHEGEGVAAKALESLGISLEAVRQQVEEIIGQGQQAPSGHIPFTPRAKKVLELSLREALQLGHNYIGTEHILLGLIREGEGVAAQVLVKLGADLNRVRQQVIQLLSGYQGKETAAAGGPAEGTPSTSLVLDQFGRNLTQAARESKLDPVIGREKEIERVMQVLSRRTKNNPVLIGEPGVGKTAVVEGLAQAIVKGEVPETLKDKHLYTLDLGALVAGSRYRGDFEERLKKVLKEIRTRGDIILFIDELHTLVGAGAAEGAIDAASILKPMLARGELQTIGATTLDEYRKHLEKDAALERRFQPIQVAEPSLPHTIEILKGLRDRYEAHHRVSITDEALVQAATLADRYISDRFLPDKAIDLIDEAGSRMRIRRMTAPPDLREFDEKIAGVRRDKESAIDSQDFEKAASLRDKEKQLLAAKAKREKEWKAGDMDVVAEVDGELIAEVLATATGIPVFKLTEEESSRLLRMEDELHKRVIGQKDAVKALSKAIRRTRAGLKDPKRPGGSFIFAGPSGVGKTELSKALAEFLFGDEDALISLDMSEFSEKHTVSRLFGSPPGYVGYEEGGQLTEKVRRKPFSVVLFDEVEKAHPDIFNSLLQILEDGRLTDSQGRVVDFKNTVIIMTTNLGTRDISKGFNLGFAAQGDTKSNYERMKNKVSDELKQHFRPEFLNRVDDVVVFPQLTQDDILQIVDLMIGKVDERLKDRDMGIELSQSAKELLAKKGYDPVLGARPLRRTIQREIEDSLSEKILFGELRPGHIVVVDTEGEGDAKTFTFRGEEKSPLPDVPPIEQAAGGAGPNLSKEA; encoded by the coding sequence ATGTTCGAGAGGTTCACCGACCGCGCGCGGCGGGTTGTCGTCCTGGCTCAGGAAGAAGCCCGGATGCTCAACCACAACTACATCGGCACCGAGCACATCCTCCTGGGCCTGATCCACGAGGGTGAGGGTGTCGCCGCTAAGGCCCTGGAGAGCCTCGGGATTTCGCTCGAGGCGGTCCGCCAGCAGGTGGAGGAGATCATCGGTCAGGGCCAGCAGGCTCCGTCCGGGCACATCCCCTTCACCCCCCGTGCCAAGAAGGTCCTGGAGCTGTCGCTCCGCGAGGCCCTTCAGCTGGGTCACAACTACATCGGCACGGAGCACATCCTGCTCGGCCTGATCCGTGAGGGCGAGGGCGTCGCCGCCCAGGTCCTGGTCAAGCTGGGCGCCGATCTCAACCGGGTGCGGCAGCAGGTCATCCAGCTGCTCTCCGGCTACCAGGGCAAGGAGACCGCCGCCGCCGGCGGTCCTGCCGAGGGCACGCCCTCCACGTCCCTGGTCCTCGACCAGTTCGGCCGGAACCTCACGCAGGCCGCCCGTGAATCCAAGCTCGACCCGGTCATCGGGCGCGAGAAGGAGATCGAGCGGGTCATGCAGGTGCTGTCCCGCCGTACGAAGAACAACCCGGTCCTCATCGGCGAGCCCGGCGTCGGCAAGACCGCCGTCGTCGAGGGCCTCGCGCAGGCCATCGTCAAGGGCGAGGTGCCCGAGACCCTCAAGGACAAGCACCTCTACACCCTCGACCTGGGCGCGCTGGTCGCCGGTTCCCGCTACCGCGGTGACTTCGAGGAGCGCCTGAAGAAGGTCCTCAAGGAGATCCGCACCCGCGGCGACATCATCCTGTTCATCGACGAGCTGCACACGCTGGTCGGTGCGGGTGCCGCCGAGGGCGCCATCGACGCCGCTTCGATCCTGAAGCCGATGCTGGCCCGTGGTGAGCTCCAGACCATCGGTGCGACCACGCTCGACGAGTACCGCAAGCACCTGGAGAAGGACGCCGCTCTCGAGCGCCGCTTCCAGCCGATCCAGGTCGCGGAGCCGTCGCTGCCGCACACGATCGAGATCCTCAAGGGCCTGCGCGACCGCTACGAGGCCCACCACCGCGTCTCCATCACGGACGAGGCCCTCGTGCAGGCCGCGACGCTGGCCGACCGGTACATCTCGGACCGCTTCCTGCCGGACAAGGCGATCGACCTGATCGACGAGGCCGGTTCCCGGATGCGCATCCGCCGGATGACCGCGCCGCCGGACCTCCGCGAGTTCGACGAGAAGATCGCGGGCGTGCGCCGCGACAAGGAGTCGGCCATCGACTCCCAGGACTTCGAGAAGGCAGCTTCGCTCCGCGACAAGGAGAAGCAGCTGCTGGCGGCGAAGGCCAAGCGCGAGAAGGAGTGGAAGGCCGGCGACATGGACGTCGTCGCCGAGGTCGACGGCGAGCTGATCGCCGAGGTCCTCGCGACCGCGACCGGCATTCCCGTCTTCAAGCTGACCGAGGAGGAGTCCTCGCGTCTGCTGCGCATGGAGGACGAGCTCCACAAGCGAGTCATCGGCCAGAAGGACGCCGTCAAGGCGCTCTCGAAGGCGATCCGCCGTACGCGTGCCGGTCTGAAGGACCCGAAGCGCCCCGGTGGCTCGTTCATCTTCGCGGGCCCGTCCGGTGTCGGTAAGACCGAGCTGTCCAAGGCGCTCGCCGAGTTCCTCTTCGGTGACGAGGACGCGCTGATCTCCCTCGACATGTCGGAGTTCAGCGAGAAGCACACGGTCTCGCGTCTCTTCGGTTCGCCCCCCGGTTACGTGGGCTACGAAGAGGGCGGCCAGCTGACGGAGAAGGTGCGGCGCAAGCCGTTCTCGGTGGTTCTCTTCGACGAGGTCGAGAAGGCCCACCCGGACATCTTCAACTCGTTGCTGCAGATCCTGGAGGACGGTCGCCTGACCGACTCCCAGGGCCGGGTCGTGGACTTCAAGAACACGGTCATCATCATGACGACCAACCTCGGCACGCGGGACATCTCGAAGGGCTTCAACCTCGGCTTCGCGGCCCAGGGCGACACGAAGTCCAACTACGAGCGCATGAAGAACAAGGTCTCGGACGAGCTCAAGCAGCACTTCCGCCCCGAGTTCCTCAACCGCGTGGACGACGTCGTCGTCTTCCCGCAGCTGACCCAGGACGACATCCTGCAGATCGTCGACCTGATGATCGGCAAGGTCGACGAGCGCCTCAAGGACCGGGACATGGGCATCGAGCTCAGCCAGTCCGCGAAGGAACTCCTGGCCAAGAAGGGTTACGACCCCGTGCTCGGCGCGCGTCCGCTGCGACGCACGATCCAGCGCGAGATCGAGGACTCGCTCTCCGAGAAGATCCTCTTCGGCGAGCTGCGTCCGGGCCACATCGTGGTCGTCGACACGGAGGGCGAGGGTGACGCCAAGACGTTCACCTTCCGCGGCGAGGAGAAGTCCCCGCTGCCGGACGTCCCGCCGATCGAGCAGGCGGCCGGCGGAGCCGGTCCGAATCTGAGCAAGGAGGCGTAA
- a CDS encoding SCO3374 family protein, whose amino-acid sequence MVSIVRTVPLPRRPLAAGDPVREWYEEALGWATAPGPKGLQLLTGLRFDVLELPAEAGRAVLRRLDPGCPVALQGETMRLLVAAGSAEELPGLLDWLEWGALPLDLTVVGAGGRIDAPAPPGVPDPQEAAVWVRPPDPGCDVEPTLPALTALSAVGGGGGAPGLVRLVETAATQCHRIRLRRACAQPLAFS is encoded by the coding sequence ATGGTCTCCATCGTGCGCACCGTGCCACTGCCCCGTCGACCGCTCGCCGCGGGCGACCCGGTGCGGGAGTGGTACGAGGAAGCGCTCGGCTGGGCCACCGCGCCGGGCCCCAAGGGCCTTCAGCTGCTGACGGGGCTGCGCTTCGACGTGCTGGAGCTGCCCGCGGAGGCGGGACGTGCCGTGCTGCGGCGGCTGGACCCCGGGTGTCCGGTGGCCCTGCAAGGGGAGACGATGCGCCTGCTGGTGGCCGCGGGCAGCGCGGAGGAGCTGCCGGGGCTGCTCGACTGGCTGGAGTGGGGGGCACTGCCCCTCGATCTCACCGTGGTCGGTGCGGGCGGGCGGATCGACGCGCCCGCGCCCCCGGGAGTGCCGGACCCGCAGGAGGCCGCTGTCTGGGTGCGGCCCCCCGACCCCGGATGCGACGTCGAGCCGACACTTCCGGCTCTGACGGCGCTGTCGGCCGTAGGGGGCGGTGGGGGCGCCCCCGGTCTCGTACGGCTGGTGGAAACGGCGGCGACTCAGTGCCACCGGATCCGGTTGCGACGTGCCTGTGCTCAGCCGTTGGCCTTCTCGTAG
- a CDS encoding histone-like nucleoid-structuring protein Lsr2, whose amino-acid sequence MAQKVQVLLVDDLDGGEADETVTFALDGKTYEIDLTTANADKLRGLLEPYLKGGRRTGGRSAGGRGKARAAVAGGSQDTAQIRAWAKENGYEVNDRGRVPASIREAYEKANG is encoded by the coding sequence GTGGCACAGAAGGTTCAGGTCCTTCTTGTCGACGACCTCGACGGTGGCGAGGCGGACGAGACCGTGACGTTCGCGTTGGACGGCAAGACTTACGAGATCGACCTCACCACCGCCAACGCGGACAAGCTCCGCGGACTTCTTGAGCCGTACCTCAAGGGTGGTCGTCGTACCGGAGGCCGTTCCGCCGGCGGACGCGGCAAGGCGCGCGCCGCGGTGGCGGGCGGCAGCCAGGACACGGCGCAGATCCGTGCCTGGGCCAAGGAGAACGGTTACGAGGTCAACGACCGCGGTCGTGTCCCCGCGTCCATCCGTGAGGCCTACGAGAAGGCCAACGGCTGA